CTTGAAGTAGTTTTTAATGTTTCTGGAATAAATCCTGATACAGAAGTTAATCATGCAATTGGTTCTAAGCCTGCTTTAGCATTACTTCCATATGCTTTTATTAATCCTGGAGATGTAACAATTATGACTGTTCCAGGTTATCCAATAATGGGAACAATAACAAAGTGGCTTGGTGGAGAGGTTTACAATGTTCCACTTTTAAAAGAAAATAACTTTCTTCCTGATTTAAATAGTATTCCTTCAGATATCAAAAAAAGAGCTAAACTTCTTTATCTCAATTATCCGAATAATCCTTGTGGAGCAGTAGCAAATAGAGAATTTTTTGAAGATGTTGTTAAATTTGCAAAAGAGAATAACATTATAGTTGTGCATGATGCTGCATACGCAGCATTAACGTTTGATGGATACAAACCTCTTTCTTTTCTTTCAGTAGAAGGAGCAAAAGATGTTGGTGTCGAAATACATTCACTTTCTAAAGCTTACAACATGACTGGTTGGAGGCTTGCATTTGTAGCTGGTAACGAATTAGTTGTTAAGGCTTTTGCTGCTGTAAAAGATAACAATGATTCTGGACAATTTAAAGCCATACAAAAGGCCGGAATATATGCATTGTCTCACCCAGAAATAACAGAAAAGATTAATGAAAAATATTCGAGAAGACACGATTTATTAGTTAAAACATTAAATGATCTAGGCTTTAAAGCAACAAAACCAAAGGGTTCATTCTATTTATACGTTGAAGCTCCAAAAGCAATTAAAGGAGTTAGAGAATTTGCATGTGCAGAAGATTTTTCCGAATTTTTAATTACAGAAAAGTTAATTTCAACTGTCCCTTGGGATGATGCAGGACATTTTATTAGATTTTCAGTCACTTTTGAAGCTCCAACAATAGAAGATGAACTTAAAGTTATGGATGAGCTAAAAAGAAGGTTGTCTGATTATGAGTTTGTATTTTAAATAATGAGGTGTTTTTAATGATTATATCCACTACTCCTTCCATTGAGGGAAAGAAAATTATTAATTATTTAGGAATTGTAAGTGCTGAGGTTGTTTTAGGTGTCAATTTTGTTAAAGATTTTTTAGCTGGTCTAAATGACTTATTTGGAGGACGTTCTGGAACATATGAAAATGAACTAATTGAAGCTAAGCAAAAAGTTATAGATGAACTTGTTCAAAGGGCAACTATTATGGGAGCTAATGCAGTAGTTGGAATTGATTTAGATTTTGAAGTTTTAGGTGCAAATGGAAGCATGTTAATGGTTGTTGCCACTGGTACTGCAGTTATTATTGAATAATTATCTAAGAAGGGATTTACTAATGAAAGATAAATTATTAGTTGTCGATATTGGCAATACAAACATTGTCTTTGGTGTCTATCAAAACGAAAAACTTCTTGCTAGTTTTAGAATGAAAACTGATAAAGAAAAGGCAGCTGATGAATTTGGTATATTAATGACTCAAATGTTAAGTCATAATAGAATTGAAAATACAGAAATTATGGATGTAATTATTTCATCTGTAGTGCCACCTATTATGTATTCCTTTGAAAGAGCAATGAATAAATATTTTAATGTTAATCCTTTAATAGTTGGTCCAGGTATAAAAACTGGTCTAAATATTAAGACTGAGAATCCTAAAGAAGTAGGTTCAGATAGAATAGTTAATGCAGTAGCTGTAAATGAACTATATGGTGGACCTGCTATAATTATTGACTTTGGTACTGCAACAACTTTCTGTGCGTTAAACTCAAAATCTGAATATTTAGGTGGTGCGATTGCTCCTGGAATAAGAATTTCAGCTGATGCGTTATTCTCAAGAACTTCAAAGTTATATAGAATAGAGCTCCAAAAGCCATCAAACGTAATAGGAAAAAATACAAAGAGTGCTATGCAATCAGGTATAATATTAGGATATGTAGGTCTTGTTGATTATCTTGTTAAAAAAATGATTAATGAAATGAATGAAAAAAATGTCAAAGTTATTGCTACCGGTGGGTTATCGAGATTAATTTCAGAAGAATCAGAAACAATAAATATTGTAAATCCTGTTTTAACCTTAGAAGGTTTAAGAATATTGTATAATAAAAATAAATAAGGCTGGCCAAATTGGTTCAGCCTTATTTATAATATATTCTTTTCATACCACATAATGAAATCTCTATGAAAATCTTTTTCTGCTATTACTTCATTTAATTTTGAAGTGTATATTTTTTCAGACCAACTCTTTTTGCCATTAAAATATCTATTACATGTTTTCCAATACCTATATGGAAACATAAGAATTATAAATATTATATATAATTCATCTTTGGATAGAGTTGAAATATTATTATACCATTTTAATATTGATTCACCTGTTTTAATGTCCCAATGAATTCTTTTTAATACCTTTTGCATAAAACTAGCAATATCTATTATTCTAAGATCATATGTTAAATAATCAAAATCAATTATATATACCTCTTTATTATTTGTATATAAAATATTATGATATGAATAGTCCCTATGTATAAAACCTTTTTCTTCTTTCGCTTTTTCTGCCATTTGATTATAGTTTGATTTTTTTATCAACTCAACCGAATAAATTGCTAAATTATAATAATATTCATAAGATGCCAAATATTCAAAATCAAAAAGACTTTTTCTTTTATCAGCCATTTTTTTCATTCTCATAAATTCATTACATCTTTTCTCTAACCTTAATGGTAATTTACCATAATCTTCTCTTATTTTAGAACCTTCAGGCACATTAATAAAACCTTTTGATGCATCATGCAGTTGTGCTAATTTTTCGGTAGCAGCTTTTAGCTCAATAGGATTTTCTAATTCACATTCTCTAGCGTCTATCCAGTCTGTTAAAACATACACACTCTCGTCAAATTCAACATATGGCTTTCCATCTTCACAAATGTTAAATCTATCTATATTGGAAAAACCTTTGGAATAAAGGTGTTCTTTCCCACCATGAATAAATAATAATGTGTTTATAGAATAATCAACCTTTTTAAAACATTTTAAACCTTTATCAGTTTTAAGCAGCAATATATCTCTGACGGGTGTAATATCGAAAACTTCAAGGTTATATAAATCAATAACTTCTTGCTTTATTGAAAGCATAAAAAACACCTCCCCACTAAAACTATATGAAATGAATTTAAAGTTAATGCAGAGAGGCTAAAATAATATCTTTAATTTCATTATTTTGAACAATTTTATCAATTTTATTTTGAAACATTTTTATTGTCCATTTTTCCTCTAGTTTCATTACTTTTTTAACCATAGAGTAAAATTCAATTGGCATTAAAATTAAAGCTAATATAATTTTCCTTCTATAATAATTTTCTGATTTATTGTGAAATTCATATATTATCTCATCTATATTAATATTTTTATCCTTTTCCAAAATACTTTTTAAAAAATCAGCAATATCTTTTTCTCGTATATTCATTTCAATATCAAACAAGTTTTTCAAATAAAGTTTATTGTTATATTCAAGTATATTCTTTGTACATAAATTACCATGAATAAATCTGCTTTCGTTCATAGCATATTCAATTAATCTTAAATAGTTACTGTCTTCAAATATTTCAATTACCTTCTTAGCATATTGAATTTGTTTATCAATATTTTCATTAATATAGCTCCTAATTTCCTTATCCTTAATAATTTCAGGATTATTTTTAACTTTTGATAAAACCGAATAAATGTTTCGTGATTTTATTCTATCAACTCCATAGCCAATTCTTTGCTTTGATCCACTTGTATATTTAAGATTTGTTGAAGTGGAATGGAATAGATTAATAAAATCAACGCATTTTTGCAAATTATCTTCATTTAATTCAATGGGATTCCCTTCAATATTGGAATGTAAAATATAAAAATTATTCTCAAATCTAATATATGGACAGCCATCTTTTGTTGGTATTATTCTTTCAAAATAACTAAACTTATTGTCCCTTAAATGCTGTTGAGCTGAATAGATAAATACAATATCACTTGGAGAAAGTGATGTTTTCATAAGCTTATAACTTCCTTTATCTGTTAACAATAAAAATCCTTTTTTATCTTGTTTTAGAGATCTAAAATACATATTGTAATGAATTGAAACTATATTTTTAATAGACAAATATATCACCCCAAAATCTTTTTATTACTTCCTCCTTTCTCTTTTGAATTTCAATTGCTGATTTCAATCTTTTTATAAAGTATTCTTCATCCCATGGCTGTTTTTCATCATAATATTGAAGCCCAACCTGCCAAATTTCTTGTGGAAATAGCATCAATATAATAATCATCTCAATCCACAGTTTCTTCTTAATATTAAAATGATCCAAAACTTTCAGAAATAATTTTAAGTAAGATAAGTTCCACTCGTTTGTTCTAAGTATTCTAACTAGTAAATTCACATAATCGTGTATTTCATAATCATATAAGGTATAATCAAAATCAATTAAATATAATTGCGTTTTTGATTTTAAAAAATTATGATGTGCAGTATCATGATGAATTATCACACGATTATTATGTTTAATAAATAACTCATATATATTTTTTGTTAGTATAATGCACTTTTCAAATCTATTATAGAATTCATTTACTGATTTTTTAAATAACTTGTCAAAGAAAGTATTTTTACCTTTTTGTTGTATAATATTCAAAAACCATATTATTTGTGATAACTTTTTTCTAAAAACAGTTTCATACTGTGGATAATATTCACCTTTTAAAATATTTGTATTTTCTGTAGTTCTATGAAGTTTATTCAAAATTAAAATTGCATTTACTATGTCATTTTCATGGCTATAATCAAAAGTTATAGAATCAACCCAATATGATAATAAAAAAATATCTTTGTTAGCAATAAAATAATAGCCATCTGTTTTTGTTTTTAAAAACTTGATCAGATGGCATGAAAAATCTGTTGTTTCTAAATAATTAAATAATTTTATTATTTTATCCACTTTTTCTTTTTCAACTCTACTCTTTTTTATAAAGTATTTTCTGTCATCATTAGTTTCAATACAATAGGCATTAGTCTTAATCATTTCGATTTTTTTTATTGTTATCCCATAATTATCTTCAATTAATTTAATATTCATAACAATCAACTATTTAATTACTCTTTTTATTATATTAATGGTTATTTAAAAATGTTATTTGAATGATATAGTATACTTATATGCAAATTTGTAAGGATGGTACGAAAGCTTTGCCTTTCTAATTCCTTCTTTGCCCAAGTCTTCTTCTCTATTCACATATTTATAATCAGACCAATAATATTTCAAAAAAGCTTGATTGATAAATGTATATAATCCTTCAATTTCAGGATCTGCTTTTTCTATATGAATAACAACAGTATCACTATTTAATGGTTCACCAAAAGTAAATGCTTTAACTTGATTGTCTATAAATACAGAGATACCTTTATATCCTAATATTTCATAATGCTTTAAAGCATTCTCAATTGCTTTTTTTTCATAAGTGAGTCCAATATCTTTTTCTCCATTTCTATTTTTGTACCATTCACACTCAAATTCATAACATTTATCAATAAGTGTATGATCAATTTCTCTTATTTGGTATCTTCCCTCGTATGTCTTTAAAAATTTATTAATATGATTTTTTTTAGCATGATACTTTTTCCCTTTTAATTGAATCAAGTCTTCAACAATATATACATAATCTGAAAGGTCCCTTTCAGCAGTATGTAAAAATTTAATAGAACTTGTATTTAACAGCTCAACTGTTTTCTCAGATGCCCTTTTAATAATAAATTCTAATCCATTCTCTTCAAAGAATTTTTTAGTATCATATATGACTTCCTCAAAACTGTTAATTTCTAAACCTACTGGACCATGCAAAAAAGGATGTGTATTTTCTGGTTTTGCCATTATTAATAGATAGTTTTTATGTTCTGTCCAATAAAGGTTATAATAATCTTTCCACATATAAAGATTAGTAAAAGTTAAATCAGCAATTTCTGGTTGAAAAATTTTGAAATATTCATCAAAAATATTCTTATGTTCTATATCAAGTTTTATAAAGTTCACAAATTATACCTCCATTCAAAAAGTTTTGAAAAATTACATGAAAAACTTTATAATAAAATTAAAAATAAATCAATATTATTAGGGGTATCTTATGGGAGAAATTTTAATATTATTTTTATTTTATGTAATTAAAGTTTTTCTTTTAGTAAGTATCATCTTACATATTTTTAACATTAATGTTAATTACAAAAGATTAGTAACTATAAGTATTATTCAAGGGTTATGGGATTCTATTGTCTTTGGTGGATCTATAAATCTAATAGTAGGAATAATACTTATGTCAATAACTCTTATCTTATTATTTATTCTATTTATGAAAATATCTCCAGTCATAGGTATTATTATTGGTTTAATTGCTCAAAGCGTATGTTTAATGTTGAAATTTGGTGGTCTTACAATTATCAGCATTATCGATAATGTAACAAATATCTTTTTAAGTAAATTTATTGTTGATTTCCTTCCTCTTTTATTCGAAAATTTAATTATGGGTATTATGCTTTATTTGATTATTTCTAAAAAATATGTTTTATATAACATCTATAACCTAACAAATTCACAATTAGAACAGGAGCCTGAAAAAATAAATGAAAGATAGCAACAAAAGACAGATAATATTGTCAATTTTCTTTTTACTGCTTCTTATATCATCATTTGTTATTTATGGAGTTTACTTTGTATATAATGAACTTCATTTAGGCAAAAGAATAATGCAGTGGCAAAGAATTTTAATTATCTACATACAAGTAGTTCTATGCATGTTAAATATATATACTATGAGAACCTTATTTTTATCTTTGAATATTTTAAAGTCTTCTGAAATATACAAAAATAGTGTTCATTCACTCGATAAATTGTTAAATACACTTAGAGCTCAAAAACACGAATTTAATAATCATTTACAAATTATTTGGGGATTAATAAACATAAATAAAACAAAAGAAGCTATAAAATACATTGAAACTGTAAATAGTAATTTATCTAGTGTATCTAAATTTTATGGTTTAGGTTGCATTGAACTTTCTGCTTTATTATACGCAAAATACTCCATTGCTGAAAAATTAAATATTAAATTTCAAATAAAGTACAATGTTGATTTAAGTATTTACAAATTTGATTCAATTGATTTAATAAACATTTGCGGAAATCTTATAGATAATGCATTCTCATTTGCTAAAAAATCAATAATGAAAATAGTAAATCTTTCTATAATTGACTTAGAAAATTATATTATTATTTCAGTTGAAAACTCTGGTTCATACATTGAGGAAACTGAAAGAGAAAAGATCTTTGAGTTTGGCTACTCAACTAAAAACTCAACTGGAATTGGTCTTTTTATAGTAAAATCCATTATAGAAAAATATAATGGCTTTGTATTAATTGATTCATATTATGATTATTTTGAACCTTATCAAAAAGAAGCCTTTACCTCTTTTGAAGTTTACCTACAAAAAAAATCTGACCTATAATGGTCAGTTTTTTTATTCTTTTTTTAAATGGCGGAGAAGGAGGGATTCGAACCCTCGCGCCGGTTTTATCCGACCTATGCCCTTAGCAGGGGCACCTCTTCGACCTACTTGAGTACTTCTCCATATCAGCAAGCAAAAAATATTATACTCTAAATATTTTTAGAAGTCAAGAAGTTAAAAATGCGTTTTTTACTAAAAAACCTTTATGTGCTATAATAATATAAATTTTAATTCATATGGGGGATTTTTATGCCAAGAATAGAAAGTGATTTCTTAGGCGAAATTTCTTTGAATGATAATGAACTATATGGTATTCATACAAAAAGAGCTTTTGATAATTTTAATATAAGTGGTGAAAAGATAGATTTTTATTTGGTCAAAGCATTAGCAACTGTTAAAAAAGCAAGTGTATTAGCAAATTTTAATCTTGGACTAATAGATCATGAAAAAAAAGATGCTATTGTTTATGCCTGTGATCAAATAATTGAAGGGAAATTTATTGATCAGTTTATTATTGATAAAATACAAGGTGGAGCTGGAACTTCAACTAATATGAATCTTAACGAAGTTATTGCAAATATTGCATTAAGAAAGCTTGGAAAGCAAATTGGTGATTATAGTTATATTCATCCTATTAATCATATAAATATGTCTCAGTCAACTAATGATGTTTATCCTACAGCTGTAAGGATAGCTGTTATTTGGCTTTTACGAGAATTATCATTCGAGTGTTCAGAGCTTCAAAAAAGTTTGCAAACAAAAGAACATGAATTTAGTGATATAATAAAAGCTGGCAGAACACAATTGCAAGATGCTCTTCCGGTAACATTAGGACAAGAATTTGGTTCATATGCACAAGCAATATCAAGAGATAGATGGAGATTATATAAGGTAGAAGAAAGATTAAGAGTGATAAATTTGGGTGGAACAGCAGTAGGTACAGCTACTAACGCAAATATGAAGTATATTTTTAAGGTTACTGAAATTTTAAGAACTTTAACTAACATTGGACTAGCAAGATCTGATTATTTGATGGACGCAACACAGAATACTGACGTTTTTGTTGAATGTTCAGGTCTTTTAAAAGCATTAGCAGTTAATCTTTCAAAAATTGCAAATGATCTACGGCTTTTATCATCTGGCCCAAATTGTGGTTTTAATGAGATTTCTTTGCCTCCAGTTCAAGCTGGATCAACAATAATGCCTGGTAAAGTAAATCCAGTTATACCTGAAGCAATAAATATGGTATCATTTCAAGTTATGGCAAACGATTTTGCAATTACGTTAGCTTCACAAGCTGGGCAACTTGAGCTAAATGCATTTTTGCCATTAATTGCTAATAATATTATCCATAGTATAAGAATATTAACAAATGCAATAAAAATCTTTAGAACAAAATGTATTGATGGTATTCAAGCAAATGTAGATATATGTAAAAAATATGCAAATAAAACATCTGCAATAGCTTCAGTTTTAATTGAACGGGTAGGATATGATAAAGCAAGCGAAATTGTAAAAAGGTCAATTAATGAAGGTAAGGAAGTCATAGATATTGTTCTTGAAATGAAAATATTAGAAAAAGAAGAAGCTGAAAAGCTATTAAATCCATTTAATTTTATTGTTATAAAAGATAACTAAGAAAGGATGTTTATAATGAATAATACTCCAAGGTCAGAAAGAGTTCATATAGCTATTTTTGGAAGAAGGAATGCAGGTAAATCAAGCTTAATTAATGCAATAACAAATCAAGACTTATCAATAGTTTCATCAACACCAGGAACAACAACAGATCCAGTATACAAATCAATGGAAATTCTACCTTTAGGACCAGTAGTATTAATAGATACTGCAGGAATAGATGATGAAGGTGAATTGGGTAAGCTTAGAGTTGAGAAAACTATTGAAGTTATAAATAGAGCTGATATTGCATTAATTGTTATAGGAGATAATTTAAATGAATATAATTACGAAAAGCAACTTATAGAATATCTAAACAAAAAAAATATACCAATAATTGGTGTTCTGAATAAAATTGATATACTATCTAATTATATAAATTTATTAGCAAGTTTGACTAAAGAGTTAGGAATTAAAATACACCCTGTTAGTTGTTATACAAAAAAAGGTATTGAAGAACTAAAAAATCTTATCGCAAAAACAATACCAGATGTAAATGAGGATCTTAGGATTGTAGGAGATCTCATAAATCCGGGAGATTTTGTTGTATTAGTAGTTCCTATTGATAAAGCTGCACCAAAAGGCAGACTAATATTACCTCAACAACAAACAATTAGAGATATACTAGATAGCGATTCAATAGCAATTGTTACAAAAGAATATGAGTTGAGAGAAACAATAGGTTCTCTTGGTAA
The sequence above is drawn from the Caldicellulosiruptoraceae bacterium PP1 genome and encodes:
- a CDS encoding LL-diaminopimelate aminotransferase, with amino-acid sequence MESYIQEMFAERIGGNKFGKDTVLYKFEKIKRAKAKAKQLHPELSLIDMGVGEPDEKADMGIIGTLAYEAGKSENRGYADNGIYEFKEAASKYLEVVFNVSGINPDTEVNHAIGSKPALALLPYAFINPGDVTIMTVPGYPIMGTITKWLGGEVYNVPLLKENNFLPDLNSIPSDIKKRAKLLYLNYPNNPCGAVANREFFEDVVKFAKENNIIVVHDAAYAALTFDGYKPLSFLSVEGAKDVGVEIHSLSKAYNMTGWRLAFVAGNELVVKAFAAVKDNNDSGQFKAIQKAGIYALSHPEITEKINEKYSRRHDLLVKTLNDLGFKATKPKGSFYLYVEAPKAIKGVREFACAEDFSEFLITEKLISTVPWDDAGHFIRFSVTFEAPTIEDELKVMDELKRRLSDYEFVF
- a CDS encoding heavy metal-binding domain-containing protein, with translation MIISTTPSIEGKKIINYLGIVSAEVVLGVNFVKDFLAGLNDLFGGRSGTYENELIEAKQKVIDELVQRATIMGANAVVGIDLDFEVLGANGSMLMVVATGTAVIIE
- a CDS encoding type III pantothenate kinase, whose protein sequence is MKDKLLVVDIGNTNIVFGVYQNEKLLASFRMKTDKEKAADEFGILMTQMLSHNRIENTEIMDVIISSVVPPIMYSFERAMNKYFNVNPLIVGPGIKTGLNIKTENPKEVGSDRIVNAVAVNELYGGPAIIIDFGTATTFCALNSKSEYLGGAIAPGIRISADALFSRTSKLYRIELQKPSNVIGKNTKSAMQSGIILGYVGLVDYLVKKMINEMNEKNVKVIATGGLSRLISEESETINIVNPVLTLEGLRILYNKNK
- a CDS encoding CotS family spore coat protein, which translates into the protein MLSIKQEVIDLYNLEVFDITPVRDILLLKTDKGLKCFKKVDYSINTLLFIHGGKEHLYSKGFSNIDRFNICEDGKPYVEFDESVYVLTDWIDARECELENPIELKAATEKLAQLHDASKGFINVPEGSKIREDYGKLPLRLEKRCNEFMRMKKMADKRKSLFDFEYLASYEYYYNLAIYSVELIKKSNYNQMAEKAKEEKGFIHRDYSYHNILYTNNKEVYIIDFDYLTYDLRIIDIASFMQKVLKRIHWDIKTGESILKWYNNISTLSKDELYIIFIILMFPYRYWKTCNRYFNGKKSWSEKIYTSKLNEVIAEKDFHRDFIMWYEKNIL
- a CDS encoding spore coat protein CotS translates to MNIKLIEDNYGITIKKIEMIKTNAYCIETNDDRKYFIKKSRVEKEKVDKIIKLFNYLETTDFSCHLIKFLKTKTDGYYFIANKDIFLLSYWVDSITFDYSHENDIVNAILILNKLHRTTENTNILKGEYYPQYETVFRKKLSQIIWFLNIIQQKGKNTFFDKLFKKSVNEFYNRFEKCIILTKNIYELFIKHNNRVIIHHDTAHHNFLKSKTQLYLIDFDYTLYDYEIHDYVNLLVRILRTNEWNLSYLKLFLKVLDHFNIKKKLWIEMIIILMLFPQEIWQVGLQYYDEKQPWDEEYFIKRLKSAIEIQKRKEEVIKRFWGDIFVY
- a CDS encoding DUF2156 domain-containing protein, which produces MNFIKLDIEHKNIFDEYFKIFQPEIADLTFTNLYMWKDYYNLYWTEHKNYLLIMAKPENTHPFLHGPVGLEINSFEEVIYDTKKFFEENGLEFIIKRASEKTVELLNTSSIKFLHTAERDLSDYVYIVEDLIQLKGKKYHAKKNHINKFLKTYEGRYQIREIDHTLIDKCYEFECEWYKNRNGEKDIGLTYEKKAIENALKHYEILGYKGISVFIDNQVKAFTFGEPLNSDTVVIHIEKADPEIEGLYTFINQAFLKYYWSDYKYVNREEDLGKEGIRKAKLSYHPYKFAYKYTISFK
- a CDS encoding sensor histidine kinase; translated protein: MKDSNKRQIILSIFFLLLLISSFVIYGVYFVYNELHLGKRIMQWQRILIIYIQVVLCMLNIYTMRTLFLSLNILKSSEIYKNSVHSLDKLLNTLRAQKHEFNNHLQIIWGLININKTKEAIKYIETVNSNLSSVSKFYGLGCIELSALLYAKYSIAEKLNIKFQIKYNVDLSIYKFDSIDLINICGNLIDNAFSFAKKSIMKIVNLSIIDLENYIIISVENSGSYIEETEREKIFEFGYSTKNSTGIGLFIVKSIIEKYNGFVLIDSYYDYFEPYQKEAFTSFEVYLQKKSDL
- a CDS encoding aspartate ammonia-lyase, which produces MPRIESDFLGEISLNDNELYGIHTKRAFDNFNISGEKIDFYLVKALATVKKASVLANFNLGLIDHEKKDAIVYACDQIIEGKFIDQFIIDKIQGGAGTSTNMNLNEVIANIALRKLGKQIGDYSYIHPINHINMSQSTNDVYPTAVRIAVIWLLRELSFECSELQKSLQTKEHEFSDIIKAGRTQLQDALPVTLGQEFGSYAQAISRDRWRLYKVEERLRVINLGGTAVGTATNANMKYIFKVTEILRTLTNIGLARSDYLMDATQNTDVFVECSGLLKALAVNLSKIANDLRLLSSGPNCGFNEISLPPVQAGSTIMPGKVNPVIPEAINMVSFQVMANDFAITLASQAGQLELNAFLPLIANNIIHSIRILTNAIKIFRTKCIDGIQANVDICKKYANKTSAIASVLIERVGYDKASEIVKRSINEGKEVIDIVLEMKILEKEEAEKLLNPFNFIVIKDN
- the hydF gene encoding [FeFe] hydrogenase H-cluster maturation GTPase HydF, producing the protein MNNTPRSERVHIAIFGRRNAGKSSLINAITNQDLSIVSSTPGTTTDPVYKSMEILPLGPVVLIDTAGIDDEGELGKLRVEKTIEVINRADIALIVIGDNLNEYNYEKQLIEYLNKKNIPIIGVLNKIDILSNYINLLASLTKELGIKIHPVSCYTKKGIEELKNLIAKTIPDVNEDLRIVGDLINPGDFVVLVVPIDKAAPKGRLILPQQQTIRDILDSDSIAIVTKEYELRETIGSLGKKPSIVITDSQAFLKVDADTPPDIRLTSFSILFARYKGDLLSFVEGVKKLKDLKDGDTVLISEACTHHRQCDDIGTVKIPRWVKQIAGYNINFEWSSGISYPKDLSKYSLIVHCGGCMITRREMLYRINLAKESNIPITNFGMLIAYLHGILPRALKPFGIDFEY